A window from Bufo bufo chromosome 1, aBufBuf1.1, whole genome shotgun sequence encodes these proteins:
- the LOC121009131 gene encoding protocadherin alpha-13-like, whose product MLNHNTDQLGNRLLYFILLHLSWDVVLSQLHYIIPEESKHGSFVGRIAQDLGLDIGEINSRMLHIVSRDEKEYFQVNLQNGILFVKETIDRESLCPDTPFCIFPLQVIVDKPVQMYRVDVEIEDINDNTPVFPSSLTNLVISELIPAGAQFPLKGAIDPDLGTNSITHYELSANDHFSLDFQKYMNQIRSLELILKKTLDREKQSVHNLTLIAYDGGKPRLSGVTHIVIAVEDFNDNAPVFDQPFYQCSVTENAVKGALVFKLNATDLDHGKNGEISYKFTNMEMEKLSKIFSLDKNTGEIRVKGEVDFETTKMYEIHVDAIDNGDHPMVGHCKVLVTVVDFNDNAPEMMVTSLSVPIPENSPKGTTVAIISVHDKDSGSNGKVSCQMSVNDLPFNVNSAFMGDFSMTVNGPLDRELKDQYEVVIIARDEGFPSLSISKTLKIDISDVNDNPPNFLQFVDTIFIKENNPPGSHVYTASAFDSDIGQNSFITYSIIDSSIDGIPISSYISINPENGKMFALVSFDHEQVTFFQCNIKATDAGLSPLSSNMTLNIFINDINDNAPTFSPLYSGLTIKTLKSAQPGHLVTKVSATDLDSGYNALMSYHFKDLTGIVPFVISQQTGEISLKRQIIESDNDEYRLVVVAQDHGDPIMTALTQVYVSLVELGEEVKIYHGDHVKDGNEFSDANIYLVVAICVISTIFLITLIIFTILRWQNYRDEVNDLKENYKICSNTGGSWMYSQQTQYKVCSNSTQAKNDLIILTPNSSQTTSNEENAAQQRPIYSSSYQVRKCEKCFCL is encoded by the coding sequence ATGCTCAATCATAATACAGATCAACTAGGAAACAGGCTGCTTTATTTCATACTGCTGCACTTGTCCTGGGATGTGGTCCTGAGTCAGCTACATTATATCATTCCTGAGGAATCCAAACATGGCAGCTTTGTTGGAAGAATTGCTCAGGATCTTGGACTGGATATAGGTGAGATTAATTCCAGAATGTTACATATTGTCTCTAGAGATGAGAAGGAATATTTCCAGGTTAATCTGCAGAATGGGATCTTGTTTGTTAAAGAGACAATAGACAGAGAGTCATTATGTCCAGATACACCCTTCTGTATTTTTCctttgcaggttattgtagataaGCCTGTCCAGATGTATCGTGTAGATGTAGAAATAGAAGATATAAATGATAATACTCCAGTATTCCCCTCCAGTTTGACTAATCTTGTCATATCAGAGCTCATACCTGCAGGAGCTCAGTTTCCACTGAAAGGAGCCATAGATCCAGATCTTGGAACAAATTCTATAACACATTATGAGCTCAGTGCAAATGATCATTTCTCACTAGACTTCCAAAAATATATGAATCAAATCAGATCATTAGAACTTATACTGAAGAAAACCCTGGATAGAGAGAAGCAGTCTGTTCACAATCTGACACTTATAGCTTATGATGGAGGCAAACCAAGACTGAGTGGTGTAACCCATATTGTCATCGCTGTGGAAGATTTTAATGACAATGCTCCTGTATTTGATCAGCCATTTTATCAGTGCAGTGTGACTGAAAATGCTGTAAAGGGGGCATTAGTATTTAAGTTGAATGCTACAGATTTGGATCATGGAAAAAATGGGGAAATATCCTATAAATTTACTAATATGGAAATGGAGAAACTGAGTAAAATTTTCAGTCTTGATAAAAACACTGGAGAAATTAGAGTGAAAGGTGAAGTTGATTTTGAGACAACTAAAATGTATGAAATTCATGTTGATGCAATTGACAATGGCGATCACCCAATGGTTGGACATTGTAAAGTTCTAGTGACTGTTGTAGATTTCAATGACAACGCTCCGgagatgatggtgacatcattatCAGTCCCAATTCCAGAGAATTCACCAAAGGGAACAACAGTGGCCATCATCAGTGTCCATGACAAGGATTCAGGGTCAAATGGAAAAGTAAGTTGCCAAATGTCTGTCAATGATTTACCTTTTAATGTAAACTCAGCATTTATGGGAGATTTTTCTATGACTGTGAATGGGCCACTTGATCGGGAACTCAAAGATCAGTATGAAGTGGTCATAATTGCAAGAGATGAAGGTTTTCCATCACTGTCTATTTCAAAAACTCTAAAAATCGATATAAGTGATGTAAATGACAATCCTCCAAATTTTTTGCAGTTTGTTGATACAATTTTTATTAAGGAAAACAACCCACCAGGTTCTCATGTCTACACGGCCTCAGCATTTGACTCAGACATTGGCCAGAATTCATTCATTACATACTCCATCATTGACAGTTCTATTGATGGAATCCCTATATCTTCATATATTTCCATTAATCCAGAGAATGGGAAGATGTTTGCTTTAGTTTCCTTTGACCATGAGCAGGTGACATTTTTCCAATGTAATATAAAAGCCACAGATGCTGGCCTATCTCCACTTAGCTCTAATATGACCCTAAATATCTTCATCAATGATATCAATGATAATGCTCCCACATTTTCTCCACTTTATTCGGGTCTGACAATAAAAACCTTAAAGTCAGCACAGCCAGGACACCTTGTAACTAAAGTGAGTGCAACAGATTTGGATTCTGGATACAATGCCTTGATGTCTTATCATTTTAAGGATTTGACTGGAATAGTGCCATTTGTTATTTCTCAGCAAACTGGAGAAATCAGTTTAAAACGTCAAATTATAGAGTCAGACAATGATGAGTACAGATTAGTTGTAGTGGCTCAGGACCATGGAGATCCAATTATGACAGCACTAACACAAGTTTATGTTTCCTTGGTGGAATTAGGAGAGGAGGTGAAGATTTATCACGGTGATCATGTAAAGGATGGCAATGAGTTTTCTGACGCAAATATTTATTTGGTTGTAGCCATCTGTGTTATCTCAACCATATTTCTAATTACTTTAATCATCTTTACTATATTAAGATGGCAAAACTATAGAGATGAGGTCAATGACCTGAAGGAAAATTATAAGATCTGCTCCAACACTGGAGGAAGTTGGATGTATTCTCAGCAAACACAATATAAAGTCTGCTCCAACTCAACACAAGCAAAGAATGACTTAATAATACTCACTCCAAATAGTTCTCAAACAACAAGCAATGAAGAAAATGCTGCACAACAAAGACCCATATATAGTTCTTCTTACCAGGTAAGgaaatgtgaaaaatgtttttgtttataA